The following proteins come from a genomic window of Terribacillus aidingensis:
- the hemL gene encoding glutamate-1-semialdehyde 2,1-aminomutase — MKSFEKSIAAFEEAKQHMPGGVNSPVRAFRSVGMDPIFMDSGKGSKITDIDGNTYIDYVLSWGPLILGHADDRVVEGLKKITEKGTSFGAPTVMENKMAALVKERIPSMDIVRMVNSGTEATMSALRLARGFTGRDKILKFVGSYHGHGDSLLIKAGSGVATLGLPDSPGVPETIARNTITVPYNDLESVQYAFEQYGDDIAAVIAEPVCGNMGVVPPQPGFLEGLRDITKQHGALLIFDEVMTGFRVGYHSAQGHFGVEPDLTCLGKIIGGGLPVGAYGGRKEIMDRVAPAGDIYQAGTLSGNPLAMTAGYETLAAMDKAAYERINAHADRLAEGYKAAAEEFGIPLQVNRAGSMVGVFFTDTPVINFDTAKTSNLDHFSTYYREMIEAGIFLPPSQFEGLFLSAAHTDEDIEATIEAARQAFKKIAAS, encoded by the coding sequence ATGAAAAGCTTTGAAAAGTCGATAGCAGCATTCGAAGAAGCGAAACAGCATATGCCAGGCGGAGTTAACTCCCCGGTTCGTGCATTCCGTTCCGTAGGGATGGATCCTATTTTCATGGATAGCGGTAAGGGTTCAAAAATTACAGATATCGATGGCAATACGTACATCGACTATGTCCTAAGCTGGGGACCTCTCATTTTGGGACATGCCGATGACCGAGTTGTAGAAGGTCTGAAGAAAATCACGGAGAAAGGGACAAGCTTCGGTGCGCCGACTGTGATGGAGAACAAGATGGCAGCTTTGGTGAAAGAGCGGATTCCATCGATGGATATCGTTCGCATGGTCAACTCCGGTACAGAAGCGACAATGAGTGCCCTTCGTTTGGCACGTGGATTCACTGGACGTGACAAGATCCTGAAATTCGTCGGCAGCTATCATGGGCATGGAGATTCCCTCTTGATCAAAGCAGGTTCTGGTGTGGCGACACTAGGACTTCCTGATAGCCCAGGTGTACCGGAAACAATTGCCCGTAATACGATTACCGTACCGTACAATGATTTGGAAAGCGTTCAATATGCTTTTGAACAGTATGGAGATGATATTGCAGCTGTTATTGCTGAGCCAGTCTGCGGGAATATGGGTGTTGTCCCACCTCAGCCAGGATTCCTTGAAGGACTTCGTGATATCACAAAGCAGCATGGCGCTTTGCTCATTTTCGATGAAGTCATGACTGGTTTCCGAGTCGGCTATCATTCTGCGCAAGGTCACTTCGGCGTTGAACCAGACTTGACTTGCCTTGGTAAAATCATCGGCGGTGGTCTTCCTGTCGGTGCTTATGGCGGCCGTAAGGAAATCATGGATCGTGTTGCTCCAGCGGGTGATATTTACCAAGCAGGAACACTTTCAGGAAATCCGCTTGCGATGACTGCTGGTTACGAAACATTGGCAGCAATGGATAAAGCGGCGTATGAGCGCATCAATGCGCACGCTGACCGTCTTGCAGAAGGATACAAAGCAGCTGCAGAGGAATTCGGAATTCCGTTACAAGTGAATCGTGCCGGTTCGATGGTGGGTGTCTTCTTTACGGATACTCCTGTCATCAACTTTGACACAGCGAAGACATCCAATTTGGATCACTTCTCCACGTACTATCGGGAAATGATCGAAGCTGGCATCTTCCTGCCTCCTTCTCAATTCGAGGGGTTGTTCTTATCAGCTGCTCATACGGATGAAGATATTGAAGCTACAATCGAAGCAGCAAGACAGGCATTCAAGAAAATAGCAGCATCTTAA
- the hemC gene encoding hydroxymethylbilane synthase: protein MRKIIVGSRKSNLALTQTKWVIEQLKQAGAPYEFEIKKIETKGDKILDVTLSKVGGKGLFVKEIEQAMYDEEIDMAVHSMKDMPSELPVGLTIASVPVREDYRDAFISKNNVSLRELPEGAIVGTSSLRRASQILAIRPDIEIKPIRGNIDTRLKKLENEDFDAIVLAAAGLKRMGWSDDIVTEFLETDLCLPAIGQGALAIECRDTDMELIELLAKINDSYTQQTVAAERTFLYLMNGSCQVPIAGVAHMEEDDVVLTALIASADGKQVFKEEVRGADPQEVGKLAAERMQEQGAQDIITKAIQESESN, encoded by the coding sequence ATGCGAAAAATTATCGTTGGTTCAAGAAAAAGTAATTTGGCACTCACACAGACAAAGTGGGTTATCGAGCAATTGAAACAAGCTGGAGCGCCATATGAATTCGAAATCAAGAAAATCGAAACAAAGGGAGACAAAATCCTGGACGTTACACTTTCAAAGGTTGGAGGAAAAGGGTTGTTCGTCAAGGAAATAGAGCAAGCTATGTATGACGAGGAAATCGATATGGCCGTACATAGTATGAAGGATATGCCATCCGAGCTTCCTGTCGGTCTGACGATTGCAAGTGTTCCAGTTCGGGAGGACTACCGGGATGCATTTATTTCAAAGAATAACGTTTCCTTGAGAGAATTGCCGGAGGGTGCGATTGTCGGAACAAGCAGCCTGCGTCGCGCATCACAGATTCTTGCGATTCGACCGGATATAGAAATCAAACCAATACGCGGAAACATCGACACGCGCCTGAAAAAGCTAGAAAACGAAGATTTTGATGCAATTGTTCTAGCTGCTGCTGGTTTGAAGCGGATGGGATGGAGTGATGATATCGTTACTGAATTCCTTGAAACAGACCTTTGCCTGCCAGCTATCGGCCAAGGCGCACTTGCCATCGAGTGCCGTGATACAGATATGGAATTAATTGAGCTTTTGGCGAAGATCAACGATTCTTACACGCAGCAGACGGTAGCTGCTGAACGTACTTTCCTTTATTTGATGAATGGAAGCTGCCAAGTACCGATTGCCGGAGTAGCCCATATGGAAGAAGACGATGTTGTCTTGACAGCTTTGATAGCTTCTGCTGACGGGAAACAAGTATTCAAAGAAGAAGTGCGTGGAGCTGATCCACAGGAAGTCGGTAAGCTTGCCGCTGAAAGGATGCAGGAACAAGGCGCGCAGGACATCATCACCAAAGCGATTCAGGAGTCGGAATCCAATTGA
- the ccsA gene encoding cytochrome c biogenesis protein CcsA, which translates to MQVPAYLYEIILLLYAASIFSYFIDFIQKNRKANVFAFRLLTLVWFFQSLFLLQEMIAHAGLPVKDVYEGLYFYAWVLVSLSLFINRIYKVDFLTFFLNVVGFFMMLLYIASSAYERQWTQTIPFMDEVLIAHITLAILAYGFFTLSFVFAVMYLFQFQLLKRKKGYRWWTRLGELGKLETYIFTSITIGTPLLLLSIVMGIVWAYTTTAVFYWYDWKTIGSLTVLAVYAVYLFLRLARGVRGKGLAIYTIAAFLILIINFFLLSTYSSFHFTG; encoded by the coding sequence ATGCAGGTACCCGCTTATCTTTACGAAATCATTTTACTTCTATATGCAGCCAGCATTTTCAGCTATTTTATCGATTTTATACAAAAGAATCGGAAGGCGAATGTTTTCGCCTTCCGTTTGCTTACTTTGGTATGGTTCTTCCAGAGCCTTTTTTTATTGCAGGAAATGATTGCACATGCCGGATTGCCGGTAAAGGACGTTTATGAAGGGTTATACTTCTATGCATGGGTCCTCGTGTCGCTTTCCTTATTCATCAACCGCATCTACAAAGTCGATTTTCTCACCTTCTTCTTGAATGTGGTCGGCTTTTTTATGATGTTATTATATATTGCAAGCTCAGCTTATGAGCGGCAATGGACGCAGACGATTCCTTTTATGGATGAAGTGCTGATCGCACATATTACGCTGGCTATTCTGGCGTATGGATTTTTCACCCTGTCCTTTGTCTTCGCTGTTATGTACTTATTTCAATTCCAGCTTCTGAAGCGGAAAAAAGGATATAGATGGTGGACAAGGCTTGGTGAATTGGGCAAGCTAGAAACATATATCTTCACTTCCATCACAATCGGGACGCCTTTATTATTGCTATCCATTGTGATGGGGATTGTATGGGCTTATACGACAACAGCCGTTTTCTATTGGTATGATTGGAAGACAATCGGTTCGCTGACGGTGCTTGCCGTCTATGCAGTTTATCTGTTCCTGCGTTTGGCAAGAGGTGTCAGAGGGAAAGGGCTGGCAATATATACTATTGCAGCCTTTCTGATCCTCATCATCAATTTCTTCTTGCTTAGCACGTATTCATCATTTCATTTTACTGGGTAA
- a CDS encoding uroporphyrinogen-III synthase: MSRLPAVKVLVTRPKQQAVQLAEQLDQAGARPIMVPLLTFRTRTNTENQMLSQKAYRFDWLFFSSMNGVEHFHALVSKYSNMENWKHCHIAAVGQKTAEAVERVLGRKADLVPAAYTADCLAETFSAIYDPSSRILLIQGNLSRPALANGLRQNGYDFEKMVVYDTVEERCNQELLNMVLQKDKPEVLTFTSPSSIKAFLSFISQPEVEKDQLDKPCLVIGPTTEEAAKRHGFRNILLPAQYTAEAMIDALLHYYEQRTGE; the protein is encoded by the coding sequence TTGAGCCGGCTGCCGGCCGTGAAGGTGCTCGTAACGCGCCCGAAGCAGCAGGCTGTCCAATTAGCTGAACAGCTTGATCAAGCAGGCGCGAGACCAATTATGGTGCCTTTACTGACATTTCGAACGAGAACAAATACGGAAAATCAAATGCTTAGCCAGAAAGCTTATCGCTTTGACTGGCTGTTCTTCTCCAGCATGAATGGAGTAGAGCACTTCCATGCACTGGTGAGCAAGTATTCCAATATGGAGAACTGGAAGCATTGCCATATTGCTGCAGTCGGACAAAAGACTGCTGAGGCTGTAGAAAGAGTGCTTGGCAGGAAGGCAGATTTAGTACCGGCTGCTTATACTGCAGATTGCTTAGCGGAAACTTTCAGCGCAATATATGATCCTTCTAGCCGGATACTGCTGATACAAGGGAATTTATCAAGGCCGGCATTAGCAAACGGATTGAGACAGAATGGCTATGACTTCGAGAAAATGGTCGTCTATGATACGGTAGAAGAGAGATGTAACCAAGAGCTTCTGAATATGGTCCTGCAAAAGGACAAACCGGAAGTATTGACGTTTACAAGTCCATCGTCGATCAAGGCCTTTCTTTCTTTTATTTCCCAGCCTGAAGTGGAAAAGGATCAGTTGGATAAACCTTGTCTCGTTATTGGACCGACAACAGAGGAAGCTGCCAAGCGGCATGGCTTCCGGAATATTTTGCTGCCTGCTCAGTACACGGCAGAAGCAATGATCGATGCGTTATTACATTACTATGAACAAAGGACAGGTGAATGA
- the hemB gene encoding porphobilinogen synthase, with product MTMAEFKRHRRLRTSANMRALVRETEVTVDDLIYPVFVVEGENVRNEVSSMPGVFQLSLDNLSAEMKEVSELGIKSVLFFGIPAEKDEVGTGAFHDHGIVQRAISQTKQEVPELLLIADTCLCEYTSHGHCGIVHDGIIDNDESLGYLVDTAVSQAKAGADIIAPSNMMDGYVQAIRKGLDEAGFTNIPIMAYSVKYASAFYGPFREAAEGAPQFGDRKTYQMDPSNRREALREATSDIEENADFLIVKPALAYLDIIRDVRNQFNAPIVAYNVSGEYSMVKAAALNGWIDEKAIVMEKMIGMKRAGADLIMTYFAKDVARWLKEDN from the coding sequence ATGACAATGGCAGAATTCAAACGCCACCGCCGTTTGCGTACATCAGCTAACATGCGGGCATTAGTAAGAGAAACAGAAGTAACAGTGGATGACTTGATTTACCCAGTTTTCGTTGTTGAGGGCGAAAATGTACGTAATGAAGTTTCCTCCATGCCAGGTGTATTCCAGCTGTCTTTAGATAATTTATCAGCTGAAATGAAGGAAGTAAGCGAATTAGGCATCAAATCGGTGCTGTTTTTCGGTATACCTGCTGAAAAAGATGAAGTCGGAACTGGTGCTTTTCATGACCACGGCATCGTACAGCGTGCAATCAGCCAGACTAAACAGGAAGTCCCTGAGCTTCTTTTGATTGCTGATACTTGCCTTTGCGAATATACATCCCATGGACACTGCGGCATCGTGCATGACGGAATAATCGATAATGATGAATCATTAGGCTATTTAGTAGATACTGCAGTGAGCCAGGCAAAAGCAGGAGCTGATATCATTGCCCCTTCTAATATGATGGACGGCTATGTACAAGCCATCCGCAAGGGACTGGATGAAGCCGGCTTTACGAACATTCCGATTATGGCTTATTCTGTCAAATACGCCTCTGCTTTTTACGGTCCTTTCCGCGAAGCAGCTGAAGGCGCGCCGCAATTCGGGGACCGCAAAACGTATCAAATGGATCCTTCAAACAGAAGAGAAGCACTGCGCGAAGCAACATCTGATATCGAAGAAAATGCAGACTTCCTTATCGTGAAACCAGCTCTTGCTTACTTGGATATCATCCGTGATGTGCGTAATCAATTCAATGCTCCGATTGTTGCATACAATGTCAGCGGCGAATACAGCATGGTAAAAGCTGCTGCTTTGAACGGCTGGATCGATGAGAAAGCAATTGTTATGGAAAAAATGATCGGTATGAAACGTGCGGGTGCTGATTTGATCATGACTTACTTTGCGAAAGATGTGGCAAGATGGCTGAAGGAAGATAACTGA
- a CDS encoding valine--tRNA ligase produces MTTDKSQETNSLPSKYDPASIEAGRYQFWLDGKYFEATGDESKEPYSIVIPPPNVTGKLHLGHAWDTTLQDILTRMKRMQGYDVLWLPGMDHAGIATQAKVDAKLREQGINRYDLGREGFLEKSWEWKEEYANFIRKQWSKMGLGLDYSRERFTLDEGLSEAVKEVFVTLYEKGLLYRGEYIINWDPAAKTALSDIEVIHKDVQGHFYHMRYPLADGTGHIEIATTRPETFLGDTAVAVHPDDERYQHLIGKTVILPEVNREIPIVADDYVDMEFGSGAVKITPAHDPNDFEVGNRHNLERILVMNEDGSMNENAGKYNGLDRFEARKQIVKDLQEQGILFKIEDHMHSVGHSERSGAVVEPYLSTQWFVNMEPLAKQALELQAGEDKINFVPERFERTYSYWMENIRDWCVSRQLWWGHRIPAWYHKETGEVYVGKEAPADIENWEQDQDVLDTWFSSALWPFSTMDWPNTEAADFKRYFPTDVLVTGYDIIAFWVSRMIFQSKEFTGERPFKDVLIHGLVRDGEGRKMSKSLGNGVDPMDVIEKYGADSLRYFLSTGSSPGQDLRFQWEKVESTWNFANKIWNASRFALMNMEGLQYSDIDLSKEKSLADKWILTRLNETIEAVTYNAEKYEFGEAGRHLYNFIWDDVCDWYIEMAKLPLYGEDEAAKQMTRSVLAHVLDQTMRMLHPFMPFITEEIWQQLPHEGESITVAAWPTVNKDLHDEQAAEEMKRLVSIIRSVRNIRAEVDTPMSKQIQLLIQAEDNTIEAELKAQQHYIERFCNPSELTIATSIQAPDKAMSAVLTGVELYLPLEGLIDISKEIERLEKELDKWTKEVDRVVKKLSNQGFISKAPEKIVEEERAKQADYEDKRARVQQRINELKG; encoded by the coding sequence ATGACAACAGACAAATCACAAGAAACGAACTCACTGCCATCCAAATACGATCCGGCCAGCATCGAAGCAGGCCGCTACCAATTCTGGCTTGATGGCAAATATTTCGAAGCAACCGGGGATGAAAGCAAAGAGCCATATTCAATCGTCATTCCGCCGCCAAACGTAACAGGTAAGCTGCACTTAGGGCACGCTTGGGATACAACATTACAAGATATCCTGACACGTATGAAACGTATGCAAGGCTATGATGTGCTTTGGCTTCCAGGAATGGACCATGCCGGTATCGCGACACAGGCAAAAGTAGATGCGAAACTGCGCGAACAGGGCATCAACCGCTACGATCTTGGCCGCGAAGGCTTCTTAGAGAAGAGCTGGGAATGGAAAGAAGAATATGCAAACTTCATCCGCAAGCAATGGTCGAAGATGGGACTTGGTCTTGACTATTCACGTGAGCGATTCACATTGGATGAAGGGTTATCTGAAGCAGTTAAGGAAGTATTCGTTACATTGTATGAAAAAGGTTTGCTTTACCGTGGCGAGTATATCATCAACTGGGATCCGGCAGCTAAAACGGCTCTTTCTGATATTGAAGTAATCCATAAGGACGTACAAGGACACTTCTATCATATGCGTTACCCGCTTGCTGATGGAACAGGACATATCGAAATAGCGACTACTCGTCCAGAAACATTCCTAGGGGATACGGCAGTAGCTGTACATCCGGATGATGAGCGCTACCAGCACTTGATCGGTAAAACGGTCATCCTGCCGGAAGTAAATCGTGAAATTCCGATTGTGGCCGATGATTATGTTGACATGGAATTCGGTTCCGGAGCTGTGAAAATCACTCCTGCGCATGACCCGAATGACTTTGAAGTAGGTAACCGCCACAATCTTGAACGCATCCTTGTTATGAATGAGGATGGCAGCATGAATGAAAATGCTGGAAAATATAATGGCTTAGATCGTTTTGAAGCACGTAAGCAAATCGTGAAGGATCTGCAGGAACAAGGCATCCTATTCAAAATCGAAGATCATATGCATAGCGTTGGTCATTCCGAGCGCAGCGGTGCAGTGGTAGAACCTTATCTATCCACACAATGGTTCGTAAACATGGAGCCGTTAGCGAAACAAGCTTTGGAATTGCAAGCAGGCGAAGACAAAATCAACTTCGTACCAGAACGATTCGAAAGAACCTATTCATACTGGATGGAAAACATCCGTGACTGGTGTGTTTCCCGTCAGCTATGGTGGGGACATCGTATTCCGGCTTGGTATCATAAAGAAACAGGCGAAGTGTATGTTGGCAAAGAAGCGCCAGCAGACATCGAGAACTGGGAGCAAGATCAAGACGTACTTGATACATGGTTCTCTTCCGCATTATGGCCGTTTTCCACAATGGATTGGCCGAACACGGAAGCAGCTGATTTTAAACGCTACTTCCCGACTGATGTACTCGTAACAGGATATGATATCATTGCCTTCTGGGTAAGCCGGATGATCTTCCAATCCAAAGAGTTCACAGGCGAACGTCCATTCAAGGATGTACTCATTCACGGTCTTGTACGTGACGGAGAAGGTCGTAAGATGAGTAAATCACTTGGCAACGGTGTTGATCCGATGGATGTTATCGAGAAGTATGGTGCAGACTCCTTGCGCTACTTCCTATCTACTGGTTCATCACCAGGTCAGGATCTGCGCTTCCAGTGGGAGAAAGTTGAGTCTACTTGGAACTTTGCCAACAAAATCTGGAACGCTTCCCGATTCGCTTTGATGAATATGGAAGGCTTACAGTACAGCGACATTGATTTGTCCAAAGAGAAGAGTCTTGCAGATAAATGGATTCTTACTCGCCTGAACGAAACAATTGAAGCTGTCACATATAATGCAGAGAAATATGAATTCGGAGAAGCTGGACGTCATTTGTACAACTTCATCTGGGATGATGTATGTGACTGGTATATCGAAATGGCGAAGCTTCCGCTGTATGGCGAAGATGAGGCTGCGAAGCAAATGACACGTTCTGTGCTTGCACATGTACTGGATCAGACAATGCGCATGCTGCATCCATTCATGCCATTCATTACTGAGGAAATCTGGCAGCAGCTTCCGCATGAAGGGGAATCCATCACGGTTGCTGCTTGGCCGACAGTCAACAAAGATTTGCATGATGAACAAGCAGCAGAAGAGATGAAACGTTTGGTTAGCATCATCCGCTCTGTTCGTAACATCCGTGCAGAAGTGGATACACCGATGTCCAAACAAATCCAGCTGCTTATCCAAGCAGAAGACAATACAATCGAAGCAGAACTTAAGGCGCAGCAGCACTATATCGAACGCTTCTGTAATCCAAGTGAGCTGACGATTGCAACAAGTATTCAAGCACCAGATAAAGCGATGTCAGCTGTTCTTACTGGCGTAGAGCTTTACTTGCCGCTTGAAGGCTTGATCGATATCTCTAAAGAAATCGAACGCTTGGAGAAAGAACTCGACAAATGGACAAAAGAAGTCGATCGTGTTGTGAAGAAGCTTTCCAACCAAGGCTTCATCAGCAAGGCACCAGAAAAGATCGTCGAAGAGGAACGTGCTAAGCAAGCAGATTATGAAGATAAACGCGCACGCGTACAGCAGCGCATCAACGAACTAAAAGGCTAA
- a CDS encoding LysM peptidoglycan-binding domain-containing protein has product MSSNETTPFMFDIQESLSFRADAQLQDLIGIALEPEISIQEFEHEISVRGVIELTGEYYPLQEVVEGSAVAVSPGTREMENVEKQEAGTNTFYHRFPVEISVPKNRIKQLNDVYVTIDNFDYEVPGSNVLELHATVAIYGVLEERRQSQPQAPQQPYFPPAAFPQGEQAKSYTDEIANQIEAQARDDQEYEQQGYQFAKEEPAVSKLEESTADAREEHGTEEPGYQFSQDVNAAEEEVEVNREETEADVSAEQKIEEQGYQFSQEEYAGEEEIEVNREETEADSSNNQEPEVQGYKFAKGNVESTEVEAQAEAREEQNAEVQSYQFAQEYVESTEVEAQAEAREEQDIEKQSYQFAQEYVESTEVEAQAEAREEQDIEKQSYQFAQEYVESTEVGAKAEAREEQDIEKQSYQFAQEYVESKEPEAQAEAREEKEAKAQGYEFSKEYTENEIEAELRAETRDQKTEEQSISFAQHYTEQTPSQAETVLEASAAPADYTEHRPADEEEQEEPQAYAQERAPASPRVNIQAERTAPQSREEAVYKSEEQQYVQNDYQIPAAGKLPEEFFVLPDELEDAYQAADFRQALDQDDDVYYLDRELPHEEPAEAPDFTFTYQAKQPEEAPPEPIRFEAPPLLTPEEDDRWKYKETKTFSEFFGSKPVEPTEVPQADITAEEIDTEESYEDAYNDVSLQSVPINQELQPEDLQEVAEADEVTETKEAAAERSDSSNFLVHMFGAREETYTKVRVCIVQERDTLEKIANRYDVPVSTIASSNNLEEETVSEGQLLVIPQRRPRKN; this is encoded by the coding sequence ATGTCTTCAAATGAGACAACACCTTTTATGTTTGATATACAAGAATCACTCAGTTTCCGTGCCGACGCACAGCTGCAAGATTTAATTGGAATCGCATTGGAGCCGGAGATCAGTATCCAGGAGTTTGAGCATGAAATTTCTGTTCGAGGTGTCATCGAACTTACAGGTGAATATTACCCTCTTCAGGAGGTTGTCGAAGGAAGTGCAGTCGCTGTCAGCCCTGGTACAAGAGAAATGGAAAACGTCGAGAAACAGGAAGCAGGAACGAATACATTTTATCATCGTTTCCCGGTTGAAATATCTGTTCCGAAAAATCGTATCAAGCAGCTGAATGACGTGTATGTCACAATTGACAACTTTGATTATGAAGTTCCTGGCAGTAATGTGCTTGAACTGCATGCGACGGTTGCCATTTACGGTGTCTTGGAAGAGAGAAGACAATCGCAGCCACAAGCACCGCAGCAGCCTTATTTCCCTCCTGCAGCATTCCCGCAAGGAGAACAGGCAAAATCTTATACAGACGAAATTGCAAATCAGATCGAAGCCCAAGCACGTGATGATCAGGAATATGAGCAGCAAGGCTATCAGTTTGCGAAAGAAGAACCAGCTGTAAGTAAGCTGGAAGAATCAACAGCAGATGCAAGAGAAGAACATGGTACGGAGGAGCCAGGGTATCAGTTCTCTCAAGATGTAAATGCAGCGGAAGAAGAGGTAGAAGTGAATCGAGAGGAAACAGAAGCAGATGTTTCCGCGGAACAGAAAATCGAGGAACAAGGGTATCAGTTCTCTCAAGAGGAGTATGCAGGGGAAGAAGAAATAGAAGTGAATCGAGAGGAAACAGAAGCAGATAGCAGTAACAATCAGGAGCCTGAGGTGCAAGGGTATAAGTTTGCTAAGGGAAATGTGGAGTCAACAGAGGTAGAAGCGCAAGCAGAAGCACGTGAAGAACAAAATGCTGAGGTGCAGAGCTACCAGTTTGCTCAGGAATATGTGGAGTCAACAGAGGTAGAAGCGCAAGCAGAAGCACGTGAGGAACAAGATATTGAGAAGCAGAGCTACCAATTTGCTCAAGAATATGTGGAGTCAACAGAGGTAGAAGCGCAAGCAGAAGCACGTGAGGAACAAGATATTGAGAAGCAGAGCTACCAATTTGCTCAAGAATATGTGGAGTCGACTGAGGTAGGAGCAAAAGCAGAAGCACGTGAGGAACAAGATATTGAGAAGCAGAGCTACCAGTTTGCTCAAGAATATGTGGAGTCGAAAGAGCCAGAAGCGCAAGCAGAGGCTCGTGAGGAAAAAGAAGCCAAAGCGCAGGGCTATGAGTTTTCTAAGGAATATACGGAAAATGAGATAGAAGCTGAATTAAGAGCAGAAACCCGCGATCAGAAGACAGAGGAGCAAAGCATCTCATTTGCACAGCATTATACAGAACAAACGCCATCACAGGCAGAAACAGTACTGGAGGCTTCAGCTGCTCCAGCAGATTATACAGAACATCGTCCTGCTGATGAGGAGGAACAGGAAGAACCTCAGGCTTATGCACAAGAGCGAGCACCTGCATCACCAAGGGTTAATATTCAAGCGGAGAGGACAGCTCCGCAATCACGCGAAGAAGCAGTCTATAAATCAGAAGAACAACAGTACGTACAAAATGACTATCAGATTCCAGCAGCTGGCAAGCTGCCAGAAGAATTCTTCGTGCTACCGGATGAGCTGGAGGATGCTTATCAAGCGGCTGATTTCCGACAGGCGCTTGATCAGGATGATGACGTATATTATCTGGATCGGGAACTGCCTCATGAAGAACCAGCCGAAGCACCGGATTTCACCTTTACGTATCAAGCAAAGCAACCAGAAGAAGCGCCTCCTGAGCCAATCAGATTCGAAGCACCTCCTCTTTTGACCCCAGAAGAGGATGACAGATGGAAATATAAAGAGACGAAGACATTCAGTGAGTTTTTCGGCAGTAAGCCAGTCGAGCCTACGGAAGTGCCGCAAGCAGATATAACTGCAGAAGAGATTGATACGGAAGAATCATACGAGGATGCTTATAACGACGTATCTCTGCAGTCAGTCCCAATCAATCAGGAACTGCAGCCGGAGGATTTGCAGGAAGTGGCTGAAGCAGACGAAGTGACAGAAACAAAAGAAGCAGCAGCCGAGCGCAGTGACAGCAGCAATTTCCTTGTCCACATGTTTGGTGCTAGGGAAGAAACATATACGAAGGTCCGTGTCTGCATCGTTCAGGAGCGGGACACATTGGAGAAGATTGCGAATCGATATGATGTGCCTGTCAGTACAATTGCCAGCTCCAATAATCTGGAGGAAGAAACAGTATCGGAAGGTCAGCTGCTAGTCATTCCGCAGCGTCGTCCAAGAAAGAATTAA